The sequence below is a genomic window from Setaria italica strain Yugu1 chromosome IV, Setaria_italica_v2.0, whole genome shotgun sequence.
GTACATGTACTGAAACTCAAAAAGTAGCCTTGCATGGAGAGTACTCGAGCTGATAGTTTCCTCGATCCGTGCATGAGCAGTAGATGTAATATTGATTGGCCTTCATTGCTTCAGTATAGGATTTGACAACTAGAGGCAATTAGCTTAAGATGCATCGTCGGTGACTTCGACTCGGAGATGGAAAAATAATTTCGCCGATATTTTTCCTTCTCACCGGCATGGAGCAGTAGCGAATCATCAGCCTTGAGCGACGCATGGAACCACGGAGGATGATCAGCTATAGCAATGCGACCAGTGATGCAGTTTTTTGCATGCAGATGAGCCGACAACCGATTGATCTCCCACAAGCTTCTTGTATCCGCTTCGAATTGGAACTTGACGACTTGCTTctcgtcgagtagattgattttgaagatgaggtccttcaaggtcgcccgatgatctcgatgatcacccctacctagcgtgccagatgttggtgtttagacctagcaacctaccgaggggtatcccgaggtagtagattagtTGGTGGAGGTTCGTCGGacttggaactcgaaggtaaaagcaatGATACAAGATACAGATTTATGCAGGTTCGGACCACcaaagtagcgtaataccctacatcctgtttggggtgttgtatattgtgccctacgcttgggtgttgtttggtattgaggatttggtcctctgttgtggttctatgaggtcttgacCTACTGATTtggggacccctgccctcctttatatactccaggatgcgggattactagtcagttacaaggagtcctagtaggattacagggtatgagtgctagtaggattataagggaattctagtaggagtccgttttcttccttccttgcgggtactggggatctatctcgacacaaacctctcagccaaaAGTCTTGCATACTAGGAGTCGACTAATTATATATCATAGTCGGGTAAAttttgcggagtattagtacaCTCAGCCTCACTTGTTGATTACTTTCAGGTCTTAGTGAGGAAGAAATGGTTGAATTGGTTACCGGATTATCTTGGGATGGCTATCCTTTACCTGAAGGGTTGTTGGTTGAGTGGCTCCTGGCCTCACCTTGAGATAGTCTCATGTTTGAATGACATGTTGTCGGGCTACTCATATTATCGCGTATCTTCACTAGAACTTTATCGTATTTGTCTTCCGCTGTGTATTTATCTTCCGTTGTGTTTTATTTAAAGAACTCTAATTTGTAATCTATCTATGTATTTCAAACTCGGTTTGTAAATTAAATCTGGATGTTTGTAAACTGAAATGTCATGTTGTATCATctgcgctcaccttcgtgtgagacttgttgcataTTGTTTTGATCGAGATCAGTGGTTGAATCGGGCTTGACTCGACAGACTGTCGgattacactgttttaagtgcgtatTGACCAGATGAACCATTAAGAGGATGGTTAGCATGCTTAAGCCGatttaatttggacggttctgcCACAGGGTGACAGCCAATACTGGAGGATGGTCTCATGGAGTAGTCTCCCTGCATAGCACACACTTCACAAAGCTTGTGTGATTTTAATTTTGATACTTTTACTATATGGAATTACGTGTTAACACTTGACAAGCTCCTACTGATTGCTACCGCCTTTTCTTGATTTTTGATTTCTTGCCATATAAAATTATGTGTATCTTACCAACCAGCACAAGACCGAATAGGATCTTATGGGAGGACATATGCACGCCCAAAGGTGAAGAAGCCGGCAGCTGAAATGAAGGATCAGACGGCATCGACAAGATCTTTCGGTTGTCCAGTTGGTTAGGACATCCAGTATTCCAGTTTGGTTCCGGTCCTGTTAGGAGATTTGATTAGAGTTTGATTAAGCAATTTGTTTTTCCTAGCTGGTTTTTAGGCATTATTAGAGATAAACTTGGGCAAGGAGAAATTGAAAATGGCCGGTGCTATAAACTGGTGTAAGCAGCAGAGGGCAGAGCTAGCCCTGGCGTGAGCGATTAGTCCGTGGAGGTGTCGAACCCAAGTGGGTCCTTCGGCTCATTAGACATGATCTACGCATGGTATGCTGTGCATGACTTTGACCATTTATTCTGAGCTCGACGTAGCCCTCTAAAATTATTCAAACCTCATGTACAAATTAAATGTAAACTGAttatttatgtcgtatttcctaccAAGCTAAAAACAGAGCACATAGCCACGTGTATGATCCACACACATGGAGTAGTGGAGTACTCGGTCCCTCTCCAGTGACGATGATATCCACATTTAGGAAAATATTTGGTGCAAACCACCGTCTCCGTGGAAATGTGAAAACCTCTTCAAAACCATATTTGtaagtattaaaaaaatatgaaatggtGCACACCCATAGTGCATCCATAGATGTACTTTGTGGTAAAAGTTGGGATGCAAACTCAAACTAGGAAAATTCAAATGAAAATGACAACTCCCATGTGCATAAGCACTGAAAGACAATTCCTGTAAATTGGTCTTCTAGTGCATATGCACTTGAAATTTGTCATTTTTTAATGAATTTTTGCAAAATGGTTTTGCATCCCATCTTTTGCCACAAAGTGTGTCTATGGCTGCACTATAGATGTGCATCATTTCAAATTTTTTGAATACTTGTaagtatgattttttttaggaATTTCACATTTCCACCGAGAAGGTGGTTTGCACTTAATATTTTCTCATATATATCACCTACTTGTTTACTCTCACCGAATGAACTAGGGATATCACACGCAAAACCATCCGGAACTCACACGTAGACTAACAACGATTCCATATCCCATAGCTAGACATCATAATCATCATATCCAATGCAAAACAACGCTAAGTATAATCACAATTCTATGAATTAGAATATTATGTCTAGAGAAAATGCTATGTGTGGCTTAATATGAATTTGCTTACAAGAATTAAAATTCTTCGGCTCTATATGCTTGCGCGCTCTGCTGTATGGACAGGTTGCGGGaaatcatttttttcatttaaaaaatattgaaaattttaatttataattgatttttatcatttttttcagTTCCGATAAAAAGTAGCAATATTTCAATGAGTTAGGGAAAAAATAATTTTCTGATGTGATGTGGTACTTTCAACTCAAATTTGAACCAAGATCTTTGATATGGATTGAAATTCAAATACTTTTAGACCTAGTTTTGATGATCAAAATTTTGCAGCTTTCACCAAGGATCAAAACAACGTTCAACCCGTCGGGCCGTCCGTTGCCCGGGCCGGTCCGGCCCCGtctcgccgccgtctccccctctcctcccttcgCTCCGCAGCCGCAGCCATGGACCCTTCgatgccgccgcctccgccgcgaaaccctaacccctcctcctccaccacctccatgccgcctccgccgcccccgaaccccacctcctcctccatgccgccccctccgcctcccaacccctcgccgccaccgccgcggccggaggcggagtCCCAGGCGACGTCGtccgcggcggaggtggaggggcgcGGTGGCCCTACTCCATCCTCCTCtatgcctccgcctccgcccccaaaGCCCGCCCCGCCGGTACCGGAGCCCGAGGCGAGGGCGGAGGGCAGCGCTGGCCCTAGCCCCAGCGCGAGCGACTCGTCAGCGGAGGAGGTGCCGAACCCCAGCGGGGCCTCCTCCGGCGACACCGAGATGGAGGAAGCGGCCGCGCCGCCAGCGGAGCGGCAGAAGCAGcagcgcccgcgcgcgccgtaCGTCATCCCTGAGTGGAGTGCCGCGCCGGATCACCCCTTCTTCCTCGAGGTGCTCAAGGACGGCACCATCGTCGACCAGCTTGACGTGTGAGTCTTCAGTACCCCGCTCTCATCAGTTCCATTTCCATTTGTTAATGAAGTTATGGTGCCATTGTGGTTTCTGCTAGTCTCCTCTGCTCATGTTTTCTTTAAGGATAATTTGTGTACTGGTGCAGTTGGTTCGTAATGTTTTTTAGCTCCTGATTAACTATTTTTTAGTCCTGTGAAATCAGTAATCCTCAGTACCCAAATGAGCTTAGCTAAGTTTTCTTACCCTTATATTTTGATCCACTGCTCTGGTTATGGCTGTCTGAGACATATTTACACCGGAACTAAGTATTTGCTCTAAAATCATGTTGGTTGTTGATATTTCGAAACTAGAACTGGTGAATGACTGGCTTTCCATATATGTTGCAGGGCCAAGAAAGGAGCTTACATGTTTGGACGGATTGATATGTGCGATTTTGTACTGGAGCATCCAACTGTTTCTCGATTTCATGCTGGTATGTTTTAGTTTTAGCCACACTCTTGTCAATTAAGACTTAGGCGTAGTTTCAAAACTGCAATGTTAACCTGCCAGTTAAATGTTCTGCTCCAGAATGGCTGAATGGTTCTTAACACTTAGGAATCCTTCTTGTTATCTTGTAACTGTCTGCATGTCGTATGGTTGGTCCCAGTTTCATACAGCAAAAAGACTGGAAATATGTTTGGACCAGCAAACTTGTTAGTTGTACATCCTTGCTGATTCCTGAAATAGCAGGCTGGAAACTGAGTGCTGTTGTATCACCACTTAATGAACCTTAGGAAGAACAATGAGCACAGTTGCATTCATGAACATATTAGAAATGGCATTGAATCATGAAAGCATGAACTTTGCTTTGAATAAACCTTTCTATTGGGAGGGTAAACATTGCCTAGTAAACTGTTTATTTATAACCAAAATTGTGTGGATGACATCATAACCATGAATAAAGTTGAATCAATATATTGAGCATTAATCTTGGATAAAGAATTCTATGTCAAGTCTATTGCGCACATGCTATTGGAAAAATCTCAACAGTCATGGCTTAGTGACAACATACAGTTGAATAAACTAAATATTCCAGAATTATTGATGATATTAATATGATATGAACAATGCAATGCCACTTTGTCGAGGAGCTAACATTTACTAACTACGATGTAACATATTACTGTCATTATCCCTATATAGCAGAAAGAACATAATATGGGAAACTTGAGAGACTGGGTTAGCTAAGTTATGCAATTAATTTCCCTTGCTTAAATGAGTGCTTCTACTATATGTTCCTTACAAAAATTAGGAGGAGTAGTTAACTTCTCTCTTTATGAGCAAATTGTTCCTCCTTGTTTTTAATGCTTCTTTAATTCCAATTAATCTAGCAACACCAACTTTCTGACTTAATCTCAataaatttctttttttagtGCTAAGGAAGTAACTCGTGAGTTGCTTTTATGTTATTTTAGTTCTGCAGTTTAGGAATGATGGGAAGGTTTTCCTTTATGACCTTGGAAGCACACATGGATCTTTTATCAACAAAAGTCAGGTAATATGAATTCCTGATATCTTCTGTTTTCTTAATATCCTGATATCATTAAATTTTATGAATGCATGCTGCCACTTTTGGcattttaattagaaaacagTATGTTCAGTGTTGCAGTATACTGTCATTCCTTTGTTCTTGAACTGttgcttttttattttgttgcaaTGCCGATTTACACTGTAAAATAGTTCTGTTTGGGTTATTTGAATGCTGGTCCTTGGACTTATTTTGTTTTCTAGCTTTTTGTTACCAtcccttttttttcctacaTGGTAAAAGGGCATACCCAGTGCTGAAATCTCCTGCACAAGGTGGGGTCTGGGGAAGGGATTTCTTGGAAGCCTTGGAATATATGTATGACAAGGTGGAGTCTTGGAGTATTGATCGATTGGTCATATAGGCATAAGTCAGATGTCAAATAGCTTCAATTTGCATTAttatcctttttccttttggttACCATCCCTTTTATTTTCCTAAAAAGTAAAGGGGCATACCAAGTACtgaaagctcccacacaaggtATGGTCTGGGGAAGGGATTTCTAGACAACCTTAACCTTGGTTATTTGGTAAGGAGGTTAATTCGAACCAGGACGCAAGTGGAGACATTCTACCACTGCGCTAGGCCCACCCTTCATTGTCACATGTTCATTCGCTCTTGTAAACTCTTCTTTAGATATGAAGAATGCATTAGGGTATTGATCAATGCATACCACATTAATGCTTTAGTTTCTTTATGTTACTCTTGTCAACTCTGGGGTGGCCTGTGTTTCTGTCTGTTCCTTTGTGTCAATCTTTCAAACATCCCTGTGTAttatctattatattttttattatatgtTCTGGATTTGCAGGTCAAGAAGAAGTTGTACACGGAGATTCATGTTGGAGATGTAATTCGGTTTGGGCAGTAAGTAAGCTTGTTACTAACTATTTGTccattctttttatttattagtTCTTTGGATCTGGGAACTTGTTCCCTCTTCTGTTAATCTTCCATTTTGCACGAAGAAGTCGCTTAATAAATTGCAGCATTGCGGTGCTGAAATATTCTCTATATGATCTCTCTAGAGCTTCTTTTGTTCTTACGTTGGTGTATATTGTTGCATAACCTACTTATTCCAGAGTTTAGCATACCCCCTGTTCAAATTAATAACATACTGAACATTAGTAATTTAATATGTTAATGTCAAAAAGTCCAGACTGATATGTGTACTGTGGCTACTTAATTGTTTCAGCAGAACATTAGGTTTTACTAACAGTGGTTTTAGTTGACTCACTATGCATTTTAGATTCTATAAATCTTGGACTGCATTATATGCTTGACAAAGTCCCTTCAAATGTACAGACAGATAGAAAGGTTGCAGAAAAAATAATGCTGGTAAATCGAAATGGCACTATTTTGGCTTCCTAGTCATGTCCCTGCTTGTTCTTGTGCAAAGCGAATTTTGTTTTCCTTCGATCTTTTtagtgttgtgtctcttggcaaCCTGTTTACACTCTATTGATCTGGTGTCTTATTTTTCACTTGGTTAACTGGGACTTAACTTTCCTCTTATGCATTAACTAGATCATCACGTCTGTACATTTTCCAAGGACCATCTGAGCTGATGCCTCCAGTAAGATTCTTAGACTCAATTGGCTCATTTAGCACTAAACAAATTTTCTCATTTCTTTGCTTTCTTCCTACTTCATCCACAATTTAATCAAAGTGAATTGCCGATGCAACAAGCACCTTGCTGTTCTCTATTTCTACTTCAAGCGGCTACggcaacaacaataacaataacaacaaaTTATTtgagtcccaagcaagttggggtaggctagagatgaaacccCACGAGCCGCCACAAAAAATAACAGGCTAGAAAGGCAAAAGGaggtattattattattattattattaaggTTATCTTCAGATGAAAAGACTAACCAGATTAAATCCGTTTCTCAGTTCAGATTTTCTGATTCTTCTGACATTGTATCAGTTAGATTCAAATAGTGAATCAAGCAAAGTGTACATGATTTATGTGCCTTTGGATTtcattttacccctatttatttTAGATGCTCTTTCAGGAATgttcaaggaaaaaaagattTTGACATACTTCCTAGAGAAATAATTTATTTCAGTGAAAAGCAAAGATAAATTGCGAAGAAGTAGAATATCATTTACATGGAATCGAAACTAGTTTAGTTATCCTTAACTGTTAGTTTCAAGCTTCTTGATTGTGTGAGACCCAATTGTGTCATGCGGAACATTTTTAAATCCCATAAGCTCCATCAACCTATCCTACTGTTTGAGTTTCTTATAttcatttgtttctttttcttggcaGGAAAAAGACATGCAGAAGCTCCGGGATGCTAAGATTCAGCAAGATATGCTTGATCGTGAAGCTTCTGTTTTACGTGCAAAAACTCAAGCGGCTTTAGCTGAGGGAATCTCATGGGGTATGGCAGAGGATGCAATTGAAGAAACTGCGGAGGTTAGCTGTTTGTTTCTAACAAGGCTACTGATATTTTGTAGTTTAGATAAAAGCTTTTGATGGAGCTATTCTAAGTTCTGGCCACATCATATCATATTTTGCAGCACTTTCCTATTTTGTCTTCATATATTGCTTTGTGTTTTTACTGATCACGTTCTTTTATCTTAGGATGATGCGGATGAAATCACTTGGCAAACCTACAAAGGTCAGCTTACTGATAGACAGGAGAAAACACGTAGCAAGATACTAAAACGAATGGAAAAGGTACACACTTGTTTTACAGAAAAGCCATATTCTGATATTCCTATACATCATTGCACATTCTTATTTAGCCTAATACTAGGATGAAACATCTGATTTGATTTCATGTGAAATTGCCATTAATTGTTAGGGTTCATATGCAACTGTGTCCAGATTACTCTTTCAAGTGCCTGGGTGATATTGTGATGAATGATGACCAGATCTTGGGAATATTCTTGCCTTATTTCCATtatttttggttttggtttccaAATTAAACAAAAGGGGCTATTGGAGCAGCAATTTCTTTTTGAACTGCCTATAGATTATATTAATACTTAATATCATCATGAGAGCTATGCTTGCATGCTGTAATGTTAGGCTCTTCAAAAGGGTGAAAATTAATTCTGAACTTATTACATGGATCCATATTGTGGTGTTGGAATACATTGTAATTTACAATTGGCACCAATTTTTGTTTCACTTTGACTCGTTAATTAGTTAGTTTGTTCCTTTTCTTGTTGGTACAATAACCTTGCCTGCTGTCTCAAATGTTTGTGGCGTGTGAATAAATGAAATCCTCCACATCGAGTGCAATAAACCAATCTACAAGATATTAAATGAAGCCCAATCTTTAATATACCAGAGTGATGCAACTTGAAATAAACAAACCAGTAGATACAGTAAGCAACTAGTAGCGCTAGCAAGTAATGCTGTATGAACAGTGCACATGCTACGTGCCATTGCGCTTCATGCCAGCTGTACGCCCCCTTGCCATAAGGTAACCAAAGGCTTCAGGACTTAAtgattcagaatttcagatgtTAGGAACTAAACTAGAAGCTAATTGTGGTTGTTAGTACCATGCTGGATAACTGGACTATAAATTTGGATTTGCCTGCCACTTTATTTTTGTATACAAGACTAAAGTATGAACAACATTGAGATAGTGGTTGTTGTCATGTTGCTGGTTGTCCATTGTTGTATCAGGAAGTGCTTACTTTGTGTATGAAGAAGTGTtacacagctctcctgcgtgtatGAGGAAAATTATGAAGCTTTACCTGCTATTTTGTTTCAGATTGCCAACATGAAGAAAGAAATCGATGCAATAAGGGTTAAGGACATTTCTCAAGGGGGGCTAAGCCAAGGTCAGCAAACACAAATAGCACGAAATGAACAACGGATATCTCAGGTTAGTGATGGATCACATGCATTACATTTATTAATACGCTATCGCCATCCATTTCTCATCTGGTGAGCAGGACTAAACCTATTCTTCTTCAGATTATGGAGGAGCTGGAtaatctagaagaaactttaAATGACAGCATACGGGAAAGTGTTGGTGCTCGTTCTGGAAATGCAAATCGTGGTAGCCATAAAGCAAGtcttgaggaagaagatgatgttcTTAGGTATGCTGAGATCTGAAATGCATTTACTATTGTTTAGTATGCTTAAAGGTAGATCATTATATGGGTTGATCCCATGCGCTGACTAATAAATTGTTAAATAATTCAGCGACAATGATGAATTTTATGATCGGACAAAGAAGAAACCTAGCCAGAAATCCAATGAGCAACAATCAGTTGAGACTGCTGATAGTCTTCTTGAGAAAAAGGATTCCATCACCGGTGAtattgaaaataaaaagaagtTGCTTGAAGAAGAGAAGCATAAGCTGGCTCAGGGCAGTACTGCAGATCTCGGGGATGACCTTGATGCTTACATGAGTGGCTTGTCATCTCAATTGGGTATGCTAGTATGCTCCAATTACTTCGATTAATCATTCATTAGTCTTAGAATTTcaacatattttatttttcattacaAACATGAAGCATGACATTTGAATCATATGCTAAGAAAAATATTGGCAGAGGTGGGCATATGAATGCTACTAAAAATTTTAATTGAAAGGTTCCTTAGGCCTCTACTTAAGTAGTTTCCTTCAGTTTCACGAAATCATCAAGGTCTATCTTCCATCAGAATAAAAGCAAGTAGCCCAGTTAAGCTCCATAAATCCAGTTGTGAGCCAGTGTTCAGCTCTCATTATGATTCTTGACTCTGGCTTGAGCACATGTGTTTGGATTAATTTGTTACTGTAGATAGAGGGTCTGCTGATTTCCACACTATCATTTGGAAAAAGGATACATTAACCTTCATTAATTTTCACTTAAATGGCAATTACGTAGCATTAAGTGACTAAAGTATATGCTGTTgcacatactccctctgtcctgaaATACAAGGCATCCTAGGATTTTTAGGACAGATTAAGGAGGTGGGCAAATGTTTCATATACCCTTAGCTAATGGTAATACAAGGCAAATTTTCCAGTTAACAAGGGAAATATTTGGCAAGTTTTTAATTGCGTTGATTGAGTACTTGCCAAAAACTCCTAGGACGCCTTATATTTGGGGACAAATTTTGAACCCTTGGATGCCTTATATttcaggacggagggagtatgcaaTTTTCTCATTTGTTTAGACCTGAGCATAGGTTTGGCCTTTAACATTGATGAACTAACCTTGGAGTTATGCATTTACTTATGCACAGTTATTCCAGCATTTTTCCAGTTCAGATGCTTTTCACTGTCTTAGAATCTTCTGACTGGTTTGAGATATCCTGCAGTGCATGATAAGATTGCCCAAATTCAGAAGGAAATATTTGATCTTCAGGCTGAGCTGGACAGAGTAGTTTACCTACTAAAAATAGCTGATCCTATAGGGGAAGCAGCTCGCAAGAGGGACCTAAAGCCTCAAGAAGCGAGACCCCCAGCATCTAATGATAATCCAAGACCAGAAGCcaagaaacaaaataaagtTGTGAAGACTACTTCAGCTGAGAAGCCAAAGGATTCTTCTAATGAGACGGCAACGAATAAGCCTGCTAAAGTAGAGACTGATGCCTCCAAAAACCAAGAAAATGGGAGCAAACCTGCATTCTCCATACCAAAACCTCAGTGGCTTGGTGATAAGAGGATCATAGAACCTGAAGAAAAGTTCATAAATGAAGAAAAGTCGGATGCAGAGGAACCTGACAATTTTGTGGACTACAAAGATCGGAAAGCAATTCTTTCTAATTCAGGCAGTGGAAAGGATCTTGAAGAGGCTGCTCCTGGGCTTATTTTACGGAAGAGGAAGTCCACTGATCAGTCAGCTTCCAGCGAGGCAAATTCATCTTCAGTTGAAAGTGAAGCATCAGTTGCTGATGCTGTGGCCCTTCTGCTTAAGCATAAACGGGGCCTACAAACTTCAGAAGAAACGGAGAATGAGGATGAACCACATGCTAGCaagagagaagggaagaagTCAAAACAAAAACGGGTATTGGGTCCAGCGAGACCAGATTTCCTCGAAGCAGGACCAGATTCTGAAACATGGGTGCCACCTGAAGGTACGGAAATTGTACTATTGTGTTACCACTCTGAAGCATATGAGCTGATTTGCCCCTTACTCATACTATTACTGTGTCTTGTGTAGGTCAAACTGGTGATGGGCGCACTGCGTTGAATGACCGTTTGGGTTATTGAAGCACCTCCATCAACAACTCTTGCTGTGGAGGAGTTGTCCTGTGCCTACAGTATTGCAAGCTTGTTTGGTGCCATATTCTGTGAGGGCAGTGCAATTGGAGCTGAGACTCATTCTGTTGATGGCGAGCTTAGAAAGGAAATAGGTTTTGTTGAGCTTCTAGTGGAATTGTAACTTGCTGATCCTCTCAATTTTTTGCAGAGAAGGTACATCCTCTCTCCAGGTTGCAGAGATTCAATGTATAATATCACTATAGAATGTAGATTGTGTGTGTCATGGTGATTTGTTGTATTTCCTGTTATTTCATACTGGCACGCCCATAGTTCAACGGAACTCAATTGGGTAGGTATGTTGGCATGTCGCGTACGGGGCTGGGAGTCATCTTGCCCCACATTCCAAACATCTTTTGTTTCTCTTCTGCTCGAACATCATAAGTAAAGTTGATCTAGTTTGCGAAAAAAATGTTCCAATTTAACAGaaaaaccaagaaaaaaaaagtttcgaTGTCACCAAGAGTATGCGAAAAGTTtacttgagttttttttttttgataaagaacTTCCATTCCAACTTAACAACAGAGTACATGTTTGAGGTTCATGGAACCCGAAGATACAGCTTTTAGTGCCGATAAAACAGCACAACCATGGACATGATTAGGGGAAGTACGGATCATAGTACAAGGATTATGGGGAAGTACAGATTTGGCTTGCACAGCAAGCAGATGGGCTCCCTGATTCTCGATTCTAGTGATCTTGTTAACCTGAAAGCTAGCAGCCAAACCAAGCTGCTGAAATTCCGAGATCCATGGCCTAAGCTTCCATGGAGCCTCCATCTGTCCCTTCTGAAGATGCTTGACTGCAAGAAGGCAGTCAGAGCCTAGACCAAGAGTGTGCACCTGCAAAAAAGAAGCTACTTTTGCCACCAAAAGGAGAGCAGATTACTTGAGGTACTGGTTGCTGGGTTAGATGAGCCAAACAAATTTGAAATCTCAGATCTCCAGGGTACCCATAGTGGAAGTGCCATCTGCATCTATAGAATCTTATGTTTGGACCGTGGATGAAACAGTTGAATATCACTATTAAGTTGTGATTATATACATCAAGCGATTAACAGTGATGGCACGAATACGATCTGTAGTCTTACGATACGCTGTTTTTCAGAAGGAAAAAAAGTCTACGATATGctaggatttttctttttttgataaggGACTTTCATTAAAACTTAAAAGCAATGTACATGAATGAGGTTCAAAGAACCCCAGGATACAGACTGAAGAGCTGAGAGCACTGC
It includes:
- the LOC101771868 gene encoding kanadaptin, coding for MDPSMPPPPPRNPNPSSSTTSMPPPPPPNPTSSSMPPPPPPNPSPPPPRPEAESQATSSAAEVEGRGGPTPSSSMPPPPPPKPAPPVPEPEARAEGSAGPSPSASDSSAEEVPNPSGASSGDTEMEEAAAPPAERQKQQRPRAPYVIPEWSAAPDHPFFLEVLKDGTIVDQLDVAKKGAYMFGRIDMCDFVLEHPTVSRFHAVLQFRNDGKVFLYDLGSTHGSFINKSQVKKKLYTEIHVGDVIRFGQSSRLYIFQGPSELMPPEKDMQKLRDAKIQQDMLDREASVLRAKTQAALAEGISWGMAEDAIEETAEDDADEITWQTYKGQLTDRQEKTRSKILKRMEKIANMKKEIDAIRVKDISQGGLSQGQQTQIARNEQRISQIMEELDNLEETLNDSIRESVGARSGNANRGSHKASLEEEDDVLSDNDEFYDRTKKKPSQKSNEQQSVETADSLLEKKDSITGDIENKKKLLEEEKHKLAQGSTADLGDDLDAYMSGLSSQLVHDKIAQIQKEIFDLQAELDRVVYLLKIADPIGEAARKRDLKPQEARPPASNDNPRPEAKKQNKVVKTTSAEKPKDSSNETATNKPAKVETDASKNQENGSKPAFSIPKPQWLGDKRIIEPEEKFINEEKSDAEEPDNFVDYKDRKAILSNSGSGKDLEEAAPGLILRKRKSTDQSASSEANSSSVESEASVADAVALLLKHKRGLQTSEETENEDEPHASKREGKKSKQKRVLGPARPDFLEAGPDSETWVPPEGQTGDGRTALNDRLGY